One region of bacterium genomic DNA includes:
- the nuoF gene encoding NADH-quinone oxidoreductase subunit NuoF: protein MGMEKVLTKMVGIENSQNIDVYLKHGGYQALPKALKMTPDALIQMMKDSGVRGRGGAGFPTGMKWSFLPKDNPKPRYLLCNADESEPGTFKDRVLMEDDPHQVIEGLAISSFAIQSHTCYIYIRGEYVKGAKILNKAIQEAYDKGYLGKNILGSGFDLDITVHRGAGAYICGEETGLIESLEGKRGWPRIKPPFPAVYGVFGCPTIVNNVETLVTPVHIINRGVQWWKDNEPKLYCMSGHLNRPGTYEAKMGTNLLDLINEYCGGIRHGRKLKAVIPGGSSVPVLRAEECNVAMDFDALAKVGSALGSAGCMVMDETTCMVNALWNLLKFYAHESCGQCTPCREGTHWLEMILGRIETGRGRMEDLDLMLETANNIAGRTICPLGDAAAWPVAGLPDRNKGNDLNGQSFVNKFREEFEYHITNKKCMVTIPHEWN, encoded by the coding sequence ATGGGCATGGAAAAAGTTCTGACGAAAATGGTGGGAATTGAAAACTCCCAAAACATTGATGTGTATCTCAAGCATGGCGGCTATCAGGCATTACCGAAAGCCTTGAAGATGACACCGGATGCTTTGATTCAGATGATGAAAGATTCCGGTGTGCGCGGGCGCGGCGGTGCAGGTTTTCCGACGGGCATGAAATGGAGTTTTCTCCCGAAAGACAATCCGAAACCGCGTTATCTTCTATGCAATGCCGATGAATCCGAACCGGGCACATTCAAAGATCGCGTATTGATGGAAGACGATCCGCATCAGGTGATTGAAGGTTTAGCCATATCATCATTTGCAATTCAGTCACACACGTGCTACATCTATATCCGCGGCGAATATGTCAAAGGCGCAAAAATTTTGAATAAAGCGATTCAGGAAGCCTACGACAAAGGGTACCTCGGAAAAAATATTTTAGGCAGTGGGTTTGATCTCGATATCACCGTTCATCGTGGCGCGGGCGCATACATCTGCGGAGAGGAAACAGGACTGATCGAATCGCTGGAAGGTAAACGCGGATGGCCGCGCATCAAACCGCCATTCCCTGCCGTTTACGGTGTTTTTGGTTGTCCTACCATTGTCAATAATGTCGAAACGCTTGTAACGCCAGTACATATTATCAATCGCGGAGTCCAATGGTGGAAAGACAATGAACCGAAATTATATTGTATGAGCGGACATCTCAATCGTCCCGGTACGTATGAAGCAAAGATGGGAACTAATTTACTCGATCTCATTAATGAATATTGCGGCGGCATTCGTCACGGCCGTAAACTGAAAGCTGTCATTCCGGGAGGCTCATCCGTTCCGGTACTACGTGCAGAAGAATGCAACGTCGCCATGGATTTTGACGCGTTGGCGAAAGTCGGATCGGCTCTCGGTTCTGCGGGATGTATGGTGATGGACGAAACGACTTGTATGGTCAATGCACTTTGGAATTTATTGAAATTTTATGCGCACGAATCGTGCGGGCAATGTACGCCTTGCCGAGAAGGCACGCATTGGCTTGAGATGATACTCGGACGGATCGAAACCGGGCGCGGACGTATGGAAGATCTCGATCTGATGCTTGAAACGGCTAACAATATTGCCGGCCGAACGATCTGTCCGCTCGGCGATGCTGCCGCCTGGCCTGTTGCCGGTTTGCCTGATCGCAATAAAGGCAACGACCTTAACGGTCAGAGTTTTGTGAACAAATTCCGCGAGGAATTTGAATATCACATCACCAATAAGAAATGTATGGTGACCATCCCTCACGAGTGGAACTGA
- a CDS encoding NAD(P)H-dependent oxidoreductase subunit E: protein MALEFSPEKKKEVDWAISRYPNKQAAMLPVLHIAQYQFGYISNEVMELVARTLELPVNRVQDVVTFYTMYNKQPVGKYHIQVCHTLACGINGAAQVVNYLEEKCGVKCGEGISKDGKFSIVKAECLGSCGTAPMMQVNDDYYEGLTKAKIDELVNKWKSE, encoded by the coding sequence ATGGCGTTAGAATTTTCACCGGAGAAAAAGAAAGAAGTAGACTGGGCTATTTCCCGCTATCCTAACAAACAAGCGGCAATGTTGCCGGTGTTACACATTGCGCAGTATCAGTTCGGTTACATTTCGAATGAAGTAATGGAGTTGGTTGCACGCACCCTCGAACTGCCGGTTAATCGCGTGCAGGACGTCGTGACTTTTTATACGATGTACAATAAGCAACCGGTCGGCAAATATCATATCCAAGTATGTCACACGTTAGCGTGCGGCATCAATGGGGCCGCGCAAGTCGTAAACTATCTTGAAGAAAAATGCGGCGTCAAGTGCGGCGAAGGCATTTCAAAAGACGGCAAATTCTCGATCGTCAAAGCCGAATGCCTCGGTTCGTGCGGTACGGCGCCGATGATGCAGGTCAACGACGATTATTACGAAGGTCTGACGAAAGCAAAGATCGACGAATTAGTCAATAAGTGGAAATCGGAATAA
- a CDS encoding NADH-quinone oxidoreductase subunit I — MPRGKNWVDLTYIIPVMKGLAITLQHLFKRKLVLKYPEEKKVLPPNYRGLHMLTRDEKGREKCVACEMCSTACPADCIRIVAGDGGWDDSREKHPVAFEIDELRCIYCGMCVEACPEDAIDMTDMHNLADYTRQDFIYNKERLLGVYDEYIKRHPDRAKRRDGQYKAMKNSSYFTVNDVHHANQHSSH; from the coding sequence ATGCCGCGTGGCAAAAACTGGGTTGATCTGACCTACATCATTCCGGTAATGAAGGGTTTGGCCATCACGCTTCAGCATCTTTTCAAGCGCAAGCTGGTTCTGAAGTATCCGGAAGAGAAAAAAGTTTTACCGCCAAATTATCGCGGACTCCACATGCTTACGCGGGATGAAAAAGGCCGTGAAAAATGCGTGGCGTGCGAAATGTGTTCGACAGCCTGTCCGGCCGATTGTATCCGTATCGTTGCGGGCGACGGTGGATGGGATGACAGCCGTGAGAAACATCCTGTTGCGTTTGAAATCGATGAATTGCGCTGCATCTACTGCGGTATGTGCGTTGAAGCGTGCCCGGAAGACGCCATCGATATGACGGACATGCATAATCTGGCCGACTACACGCGCCAGGATTTTATTTATAATAAAGAGAGATTGTTGGGTGTGTATGACGAATATATCAAACGCCATCCTGATCGTGCCAAGCGCCGCGACGGACAATACAAGGCTATGAAAAATTCGAGCTACTTTACCGTGAATGATGTTCACCACGCCAATCAGCATTCATCGCACTGA
- the nuoL gene encoding NADH-quinone oxidoreductase subunit L, producing MDLILILIPLIPLAGAAINTFFGRMMEGSSHAHGDVHGSESEHHTKPIPGILACTMVGISFVLSLVVFFDVLNGQRFNVDYFEWIVAGNFRATLGFLIDPLSATMLLIVTGIGFLIHVYALGYMAHDPDRPRFFTYLNLFIFSMLMLVMGNNLLVMFFGWEAVGLCSYLLIGYFYKKQSATDAGKKAFIVNRIGDFGFGLGIFLIFGTFGTIHFDQLFAAIHNHPNLFAIATTMTAIGMLLFVGAMGKSAQIPLYVWLPDAMEGPTPVSALIHAATMVTAGVFMVARCNPIYSFDIGPAGHIFGMSAGDLVTYVGCATAVFAATIGLVQTDIKKVLAYSTVSQLGYMFIGVGVGAYSAGVFHLLTHAFFKALLFLGAGSVIHVMEHGLHKIGSHDDPQDIRNMGGLYSKAKVTAITFIAGWIAISGIPPFSGFFSKDEILSAAYHEGYNGVFWLGILGAMMTAFYMSRLVFLTFFGESRTKPEAREHLHESTSVMTVPLMILAFFA from the coding sequence ATGGATTTGATTCTGATACTCATCCCGCTCATTCCTCTCGCCGGAGCGGCGATCAATACATTTTTCGGGCGAATGATGGAAGGTTCGTCTCATGCGCATGGCGATGTACATGGAAGCGAAAGCGAACACCACACTAAACCTATTCCTGGAATTCTCGCATGTACGATGGTCGGCATTTCTTTTGTGTTATCGCTGGTTGTGTTTTTCGATGTTTTAAATGGCCAGCGATTTAATGTCGATTATTTCGAATGGATTGTTGCAGGCAATTTTCGTGCAACCTTGGGATTCTTGATCGATCCGTTGTCAGCAACAATGCTGTTGATCGTAACGGGAATCGGTTTTCTGATTCATGTTTATGCCCTGGGCTACATGGCGCACGATCCGGATCGTCCAAGGTTCTTTACGTATTTAAACCTTTTTATTTTTTCGATGCTGATGCTCGTGATGGGCAATAATCTTTTGGTCATGTTTTTCGGATGGGAAGCGGTCGGATTGTGCTCTTATCTTCTGATCGGATATTTTTATAAAAAACAAAGTGCGACCGATGCAGGGAAAAAAGCTTTTATTGTTAATCGTATCGGCGATTTCGGATTTGGATTAGGAATTTTTCTGATTTTCGGTACATTTGGTACAATCCATTTCGATCAACTTTTTGCAGCCATTCACAATCATCCTAATTTATTTGCAATCGCTACGACGATGACGGCCATCGGAATGTTACTCTTTGTCGGAGCGATGGGAAAATCGGCGCAGATTCCATTATATGTATGGTTACCGGATGCAATGGAAGGCCCGACACCGGTATCGGCGTTGATTCATGCCGCAACGATGGTGACCGCAGGCGTATTTATGGTCGCACGTTGTAATCCGATTTATTCATTCGACATCGGTCCTGCAGGCCATATTTTTGGCATGAGCGCCGGAGATTTGGTGACCTATGTCGGATGCGCAACGGCCGTATTTGCTGCCACGATCGGCCTGGTGCAAACCGATATTAAGAAAGTTCTCGCTTATTCGACTGTCAGTCAATTGGGATATATGTTCATCGGCGTGGGCGTAGGCGCGTATTCGGCAGGTGTTTTTCATTTGCTCACACACGCATTCTTCAAAGCTTTATTGTTTCTTGGCGCCGGCAGTGTGATTCACGTGATGGAACATGGCTTACACAAAATTGGTTCGCATGATGATCCGCAGGATATTCGCAATATGGGCGGCTTGTATTCGAAAGCGAAAGTTACAGCCATTACATTTATTGCCGGTTGGATTGCGATCAGTGGTATTCCGCCGTTTTCAGGCTTCTTCAGTAAAGATGAAATTTTATCGGCGGCATATCATGAGGGGTATAACGGCGTCTTCTGGCTCGGAATTCTTGGCGCAATGATGACGGCATTTTATATGTCCCGCCTTGTTTTCCTCACATTTTTCGGCGAAAGCCGGACAAAACCCGAAGCCCGTGAACATTTACATGAATCGACTTCAGTTATGACTGTGCCGTTGATGATCCTAGCGTTTTTTGC
- the nuoD gene encoding NADH dehydrogenase (quinone) subunit D, translated as MSVENLEQIESVFASTSDELKTKVKDRQKKRLIGEDDEESIQAWQKSDTMVLNFGPQHPATHGTLRMVMELSGETIVKLDPSPGYLHTGFEKLGENYTFNQFIAVTDRMNYLSPLSNNIGFAEAAERLLGIDVPLRAQYIRVIQAELSRIADHLVSIGTHALDLGAFTVFLYAFRQREFIYDLFEISTGSRLTTSYTRIGGLFRDFPEGHEQQIKGWCDQFRIVFDQIEGLLNHNKIFQDRTQNVGKIDAKTAINMGLTGPGLRACGIDYDIRKDEPYLVYDRLDFVVPVGNEGDVFERYLVRMEEMKQSCNMIEQCLRDMPKDGPVNVDDHTISLPNKSRVYGSIEGLIHHFKIIMDQHGIDMPKGEVYHATEAPNGELGWYIISDGKGVPYKVHVRPPSFVHFSMMPYLCQGGLVGDAVAVLGSLNVIAGECDR; from the coding sequence ATGTCCGTCGAAAACCTCGAACAAATTGAATCCGTATTCGCTTCTACCAGTGACGAACTGAAGACGAAAGTCAAAGATCGCCAGAAAAAACGCCTCATAGGCGAAGACGATGAAGAATCCATTCAAGCTTGGCAAAAAAGCGATACGATGGTACTCAATTTCGGCCCGCAACATCCGGCTACTCACGGAACGTTGCGTATGGTAATGGAACTTTCGGGTGAAACGATTGTAAAACTCGATCCAAGCCCGGGCTATCTTCATACCGGATTTGAAAAATTAGGCGAGAACTATACGTTTAACCAATTTATCGCGGTCACCGACCGGATGAATTATCTCTCGCCTTTATCCAATAACATCGGTTTTGCCGAGGCAGCCGAACGCCTGCTCGGGATTGACGTTCCGCTTCGGGCACAATACATCCGCGTGATCCAGGCCGAATTATCGCGCATTGCCGATCACTTAGTTAGCATCGGTACGCATGCTTTGGATTTAGGAGCTTTTACTGTATTTCTTTATGCTTTCCGTCAGCGTGAATTTATCTACGACTTGTTTGAAATATCAACGGGCTCGCGGTTAACCACCAGTTATACACGCATTGGCGGATTGTTCCGCGATTTTCCCGAAGGTCACGAACAGCAAATCAAAGGCTGGTGCGATCAATTCCGTATCGTCTTCGATCAAATTGAAGGATTACTTAATCATAATAAAATTTTCCAGGATCGGACGCAGAATGTTGGAAAAATCGATGCGAAAACCGCTATCAATATGGGCTTGACCGGTCCCGGTCTCCGGGCTTGCGGAATCGATTATGATATTCGAAAAGATGAACCGTATTTGGTTTATGATCGGCTCGATTTTGTCGTTCCGGTCGGAAACGAAGGTGACGTATTCGAACGCTATCTTGTTCGTATGGAAGAAATGAAGCAGAGTTGCAACATGATCGAACAGTGTCTGCGTGACATGCCAAAAGATGGTCCTGTAAACGTCGATGACCACACGATCAGCCTTCCCAATAAAAGTAGAGTCTACGGAAGTATTGAAGGGCTCATTCACCACTTCAAGATCATCATGGATCAACACGGCATTGATATGCCTAAAGGCGAAGTCTATCACGCAACCGAAGCTCCGAATGGCGAACTGGGCTGGTATATAATCAGCGATGGAAAAGGCGTCCCGTACAAAGTTCACGTGCGACCGCCGTCATTCGTTCATTTCAGTATGATGCCATACTTATGCCAAGGTGGTCTGGTCGGCGACGCCGTCGCAGTCCTTGGAAGTTTGAATGTCATTGCCGGCGAGTGCGACCGTTAA
- a CDS encoding NADH-quinone oxidoreductase subunit A, with protein MTHDTPPVYENYFPILALMIIATIIPLAILVITHILGPRKPSERKLSVYESGMPPVGDAHPKFSIKFYIIGMLFILFDIEIVFMYPWAVIYKKWVSTSSFILIEGLVFIAILLVGYAYAWKKGALEWE; from the coding sequence ATGACCCACGATACCCCGCCGGTTTACGAAAATTATTTCCCGATTTTGGCATTGATGATTATAGCGACGATTATCCCGTTGGCCATTTTAGTTATCACGCACATCCTCGGCCCGCGCAAGCCAAGCGAACGTAAATTATCGGTGTATGAATCCGGCATGCCGCCCGTGGGCGATGCCCATCCTAAGTTTTCAATTAAATTTTATATCATTGGAATGCTGTTTATTTTGTTCGACATCGAAATAGTCTTTATGTATCCGTGGGCCGTGATTTACAAAAAATGGGTTTCGACCAGCTCTTTCATCCTTATCGAAGGATTGGTTTTTATCGCCATTCTTTTGGTTGGATATGCTTACGCATGGAAAAAAGGCGCTCTCGAGTGGGAATAA
- a CDS encoding NADH-quinone oxidoreductase subunit J translates to MSYFMLNPAFYIFAGLAVILAIFMITIPNPVYSAIFLVLTFFCISVIYITLEAEFIAAIQVLVYTGAIMVLFLFVIMLLNLGRDADLAEHSGPMKYISIIVAFAILIQIGLAAKVTVNIGEKGMFPIEKVREIGNTETIAGLLFSDYLYPFEIASILLLLGMVGAIIISKKRVE, encoded by the coding sequence ATGTCATATTTTATGTTGAATCCCGCGTTTTATATTTTTGCAGGCCTGGCCGTGATTCTTGCTATTTTTATGATCACGATTCCTAATCCTGTATACAGCGCGATTTTTCTCGTGCTCACTTTTTTCTGCATCAGTGTAATTTATATTACACTGGAAGCTGAATTTATTGCCGCTATTCAGGTTCTGGTTTATACCGGGGCGATCATGGTGCTGTTTCTGTTTGTCATTATGTTACTCAATCTCGGACGCGATGCCGATCTGGCCGAACATTCCGGCCCGATGAAATACATTTCGATCATTGTGGCATTTGCCATATTAATTCAAATCGGCTTGGCCGCAAAAGTTACCGTTAATATCGGCGAAAAAGGAATGTTCCCAATCGAGAAAGTCCGTGAAATCGGTAATACGGAAACGATTGCCGGTCTTTTGTTTTCCGATTATTTATATCCTTTTGAGATCGCGTCCATCCTGTTATTGCTCGGTATGGTCGGCGCAATTATTATTTCTAAGAAACGAGTCGAATAA
- a CDS encoding molybdopterin-dependent oxidoreductase has protein sequence MPLVKIDSQEVEIGKNETVFNAAKRVGIDIPFYCYHPGLKIVASCRMCLVDMVGAPKLVPACSTTVPELPEAKKIEGKFDAVIFTDNEKVKTARRAVLEFLLLNHPIDCPICDKAGECKLQDYSFEHGNDASRFVEIKRVPQKKDLGPSIFLYTSRCIMCSRCVRFTEEISGTEELKVTYRGWHAEIDVAPEKPLNNKMMGNVVDLCPVGCLIDKHERFEGRVWNFVHTDSICPGCSKGCNTTLDTMKHQKLNLEELVDQVYRIRPRENMTVNQWWICDDGRYHLETDKKKTRIMVPHVKQGSKLAEVSWAEALSVSLQKIKAVSTKEVALIGSPYASNEENYLLGKLARLLGTGLDVSKPIYGDTQTFKTDKNPYPFTIESEKAPNYRGAKTTLSLTDSQLDKTIADKKVVIMLGSHNVELKSKPETLIVIGSFEDAVTAQADVLLPAALFTETSGTYTNKDGAVQKFNRAINALGESKAIWQILVELASGLGQSWYYENVGDVAKEMIENVNAYKTLELDKLYPQFSTLNEQMVV, from the coding sequence ATGCCTTTGGTAAAAATAGACAGTCAGGAAGTCGAAATCGGTAAAAACGAAACGGTTTTTAATGCGGCCAAACGCGTTGGAATCGATATTCCATTTTACTGCTATCATCCCGGATTGAAAATCGTTGCAAGTTGCCGTATGTGTCTGGTCGATATGGTTGGTGCGCCTAAACTTGTTCCTGCCTGTTCGACAACCGTGCCGGAATTACCCGAAGCAAAAAAGATCGAAGGCAAATTCGACGCCGTTATTTTTACGGATAATGAAAAAGTTAAAACAGCCCGCCGCGCGGTATTGGAATTTCTTTTGCTCAATCACCCGATTGACTGTCCTATTTGCGACAAAGCCGGTGAATGTAAACTGCAAGATTATTCGTTCGAGCACGGCAACGATGCGTCACGATTTGTTGAAATCAAGCGCGTTCCTCAAAAGAAAGATTTAGGGCCGTCGATATTTCTATACACATCGCGTTGCATCATGTGTTCCCGGTGCGTGCGTTTTACCGAAGAAATTTCCGGTACAGAAGAATTAAAAGTTACGTATCGAGGCTGGCATGCCGAGATTGACGTTGCACCTGAAAAACCGCTCAACAACAAAATGATGGGCAATGTCGTTGATCTATGTCCGGTCGGATGTTTGATTGATAAACATGAACGTTTTGAAGGCCGTGTGTGGAATTTTGTTCACACCGACAGCATCTGTCCAGGTTGCAGCAAAGGTTGTAATACTACTCTCGACACGATGAAACACCAAAAGTTGAATCTTGAAGAATTGGTCGATCAGGTTTACCGCATTCGGCCACGGGAAAATATGACCGTCAATCAATGGTGGATTTGCGACGACGGACGTTATCATCTGGAGACTGATAAAAAGAAAACACGTATCATGGTCCCGCACGTCAAGCAAGGCAGCAAACTCGCCGAAGTATCCTGGGCGGAAGCGTTGAGCGTATCGCTTCAAAAAATCAAAGCCGTCAGCACCAAAGAAGTTGCCTTAATTGGCAGCCCTTATGCATCCAATGAAGAAAATTATTTATTGGGCAAACTGGCTCGTTTATTAGGAACCGGCCTTGACGTGAGTAAGCCGATTTATGGAGACACTCAGACATTCAAAACGGATAAAAATCCGTATCCATTTACGATCGAAAGCGAAAAAGCGCCAAATTACCGCGGTGCAAAAACAACTTTAAGTCTCACCGATTCGCAATTGGATAAAACTATAGCGGATAAAAAAGTTGTGATTATGCTTGGCAGTCACAATGTTGAGTTAAAATCGAAGCCGGAAACACTAATTGTGATTGGCTCATTTGAAGACGCCGTTACAGCCCAAGCCGACGTACTTTTACCGGCGGCTCTTTTTACAGAGACCAGCGGTACTTATACCAATAAAGATGGCGCTGTGCAGAAATTTAACCGTGCGATCAACGCTTTGGGTGAGTCCAAAGCGATCTGGCAAATTTTGGTTGAATTAGCTTCAGGTCTTGGTCAAAGTTGGTATTACGAAAACGTTGGTGACGTCGCCAAAGAAATGATCGAAAACGTCAACGCCTATAAAACTCTTGAACTCGATAAACTGTATCCGCAGTTTTCGACTTTGAACGAACAAATGGTTGTGTAA
- a CDS encoding NADH-quinone oxidoreductase subunit C: MEKNSSDNPTVDKLKATFGSEILKTEMFRNQLTVIVKRERITEIMKFLKDDPELSYDLLVDLTAVDGLTMDMHPRFQVVYHLRSMQFGRRVRIKAPVPESDCKIASMSSLWQTANWFERETFEMYGITFEGHPDLRRLLTPEVFKDYPLRKDYPLRGKGEREVILPEGS; encoded by the coding sequence ATGGAAAAAAATTCATCGGATAATCCGACGGTTGATAAACTCAAAGCGACTTTCGGATCGGAAATTTTAAAGACAGAGATGTTTCGCAATCAACTCACCGTTATTGTCAAGCGTGAGCGAATTACGGAAATCATGAAATTTTTGAAAGACGATCCGGAGTTGTCCTACGACCTGCTTGTTGATCTTACGGCCGTCGACGGACTTACGATGGACATGCATCCGCGCTTCCAGGTAGTTTACCACTTACGTTCCATGCAATTCGGACGACGCGTCCGCATCAAAGCACCTGTCCCCGAATCCGACTGCAAAATTGCAAGCATGTCGTCTTTATGGCAAACGGCTAATTGGTTTGAACGTGAGACATTTGAGATGTATGGTATTACCTTTGAAGGACATCCCGATCTGCGCCGCCTTTTGACCCCCGAAGTTTTCAAAGATTACCCGTTGCGCAAAGATTATCCTTTGCGCGGTAAAGGCGAACGCGAAGTCATTCTCCCTGAAGGTTCCTAA
- the nuoH gene encoding NADH-quinone oxidoreductase subunit NuoH has translation MMPFLPYIFILVLLVLYLSVVPIMIQVERKVSAWVQYRIGPNRVGPRGLLQPIADALKFLAKEDVIPNHVNKWLYIFAPTLMVFPAFFVFGVIPFGAIMINGQEILVQVGKTNIGILYVLAVSSLGVYAITFGSWASNNKYSLIGGLRSAAQMMSYELPMGLSILGMIMVVGSLRLEDIVRFQIENGWGIVLQPMGALVFIVTAFAETNRLPFDLTEAEAELVGGYHTEYSSMKFAMFFLGEYCNMFTASAMITCLFLGGWHVPFIGSLGLDPAIVGYIQVVAMLMKLGFLMFFFVWVRWSLPRFRYDQLMNLGWKKLIPLALANVIVTAIVMAM, from the coding sequence TTGATGCCATTTCTGCCTTACATTTTTATTTTGGTTCTGCTGGTTTTGTACCTTTCAGTCGTACCTATTATGATCCAGGTCGAGCGCAAAGTAAGCGCATGGGTGCAATACCGTATCGGGCCGAATCGTGTAGGACCGCGCGGTTTATTACAACCGATTGCCGATGCACTTAAATTTTTGGCTAAAGAAGACGTCATTCCGAATCACGTCAATAAATGGCTTTATATTTTTGCACCGACGCTGATGGTATTCCCTGCGTTTTTCGTTTTCGGTGTGATTCCTTTCGGTGCGATCATGATCAATGGGCAGGAAATTTTGGTCCAAGTCGGCAAAACCAATATTGGAATTTTATACGTGTTGGCGGTCTCTTCACTCGGTGTATATGCCATTACCTTTGGCTCATGGGCTTCCAATAATAAATATTCACTGATCGGCGGATTACGTTCCGCTGCGCAAATGATGAGTTACGAATTGCCTATGGGACTCAGTATTCTTGGAATGATCATGGTGGTCGGCTCATTAAGGCTAGAAGACATTGTCCGTTTTCAAATTGAAAACGGTTGGGGTATTGTATTGCAACCGATGGGTGCATTAGTATTTATAGTCACGGCTTTCGCAGAAACAAACCGCTTGCCGTTCGATTTGACGGAAGCGGAAGCAGAACTAGTCGGCGGCTATCATACAGAATACTCGTCGATGAAATTCGCCATGTTTTTCTTAGGTGAGTATTGCAATATGTTTACTGCATCGGCCATGATTACTTGTCTTTTTTTGGGTGGATGGCACGTTCCGTTTATCGGATCGTTGGGACTGGATCCGGCCATTGTCGGCTACATCCAAGTTGTTGCGATGCTGATGAAATTAGGTTTCCTGATGTTCTTTTTCGTGTGGGTTCGCTGGAGTTTGCCGCGATTCCGGTATGATCAATTGATGAATTTAGGCTGGAAAAAATTAATTCCATTAGCGCTCGCAAACGTGATTGTCACGGCGATTGTTATGGCAATGTGA
- the nuoK gene encoding NADH-quinone oxidoreductase subunit NuoK, translating into MVPLAHYLIFTAILFTLGVVGVLTRRNAIIVFMSIELMLNSVNLSMVTFARFLNSMDGQIAVFLVMTVAAAEVAVGLALIVAIYRKKETINIDEMHIMQG; encoded by the coding sequence ATGGTTCCTTTAGCGCATTACCTGATTTTTACGGCAATCCTTTTTACACTCGGCGTAGTGGGTGTTCTGACGAGGCGCAATGCGATCATCGTTTTCATGTCGATTGAATTGATGCTCAATTCCGTCAACCTGAGTATGGTGACGTTTGCAAGATTTCTTAATTCGATGGACGGGCAAATTGCCGTTTTTCTGGTCATGACGGTAGCTGCTGCCGAAGTAGCTGTGGGATTGGCTTTGATCGTGGCGATTTACCGAAAGAAAGAAACGATCAATATCGACGAAATGCATATCATGCAGGGATAA
- a CDS encoding helix-turn-helix domain-containing protein, whose product MSDQTTVLHIKNMVCNRCVRVVKEELQKLGVEVQNVTLGEAVIIEKSGNPDRESIRKKLIENGFDLVDDKRSKTIEKIKNAIIALVHHNEDKEEMTGNYSDYIVQAVNADYHYLSNLFSSIEGITIEKYIIQQKIERVKELLKYDELTLSEIAYKMGYSSVAHLSNQFKKVTGLSASEYKRLKEQERKPLDEVGKQ is encoded by the coding sequence ATGAGCGATCAAACCACCGTACTCCATATCAAAAATATGGTATGCAATCGTTGCGTCCGCGTCGTAAAAGAAGAATTGCAAAAATTAGGCGTGGAAGTTCAGAATGTAACGCTCGGCGAAGCGGTCATTATTGAAAAATCGGGAAATCCGGATCGTGAAAGTATACGTAAAAAACTAATAGAAAACGGATTTGATCTGGTGGATGACAAACGTTCGAAAACAATCGAAAAAATTAAAAATGCGATCATCGCATTGGTTCATCACAACGAGGACAAAGAAGAAATGACCGGCAATTACTCGGATTATATCGTCCAAGCTGTCAATGCGGATTACCATTATTTAAGCAATCTTTTTTCGTCGATCGAAGGCATTACCATCGAAAAATATATTATTCAGCAGAAAATCGAACGCGTTAAAGAATTACTCAAATACGACGAGCTTACGCTTAGTGAAATTGCCTACAAAATGGGCTATTCCAGCGTTGCTCATTTATCCAATCAATTCAAAAAAGTTACCGGCCTTTCCGCTTCCGAATACAAACGTCTCAAAGAACAGGAGCGTAAACCTTTGGATGAAGTAGGCAAACAGTAA